From Streptomyces sp. NBC_00683, one genomic window encodes:
- a CDS encoding biotin--[acetyl-CoA-carboxylase] ligase, with product MTPPDAPHNRWSDLDRPPLNAAALRRGLLKPGGLWTSLEIVGTTGSTNSDLAARAASGLAEGTVLVAEEQTAGRGRLDRSWTAPPRSGLFFSVYLTPGDVPPERWGWLPLLAGVATATGLAQSAGVDMALKWPNDLLVTIPTGSGTLPGETGTPPGAERKTGGILAERAGDGVVIGIGLNVSLRAAELPAPQAGSLALAGAVSTDRETLLRAVLRSLEEWYGRWREANGDAAESGLQAAYAAGCATLDRTVRAELPGDRSVVGEAVAIDGDGRLVLATGDGLQEPVSAGDIVHLRGAEGGLT from the coding sequence ATGACACCTCCGGATGCGCCACACAACCGCTGGTCGGACCTCGACAGACCGCCCCTGAACGCCGCCGCGCTGCGCCGTGGACTGCTGAAACCGGGCGGCCTGTGGACCTCGCTCGAGATCGTCGGGACGACCGGCTCCACCAACTCCGACCTCGCGGCACGGGCCGCCTCCGGACTGGCCGAGGGCACGGTCCTGGTCGCCGAGGAGCAGACCGCGGGCCGCGGGCGGCTGGACCGGAGCTGGACGGCGCCGCCCCGGTCGGGGCTGTTCTTCTCGGTCTACCTGACCCCCGGTGACGTGCCCCCCGAGCGCTGGGGATGGCTGCCGCTGCTGGCCGGTGTGGCCACCGCGACGGGTCTCGCACAATCCGCCGGCGTCGACATGGCACTGAAATGGCCCAACGACCTCCTGGTGACCATTCCGACGGGCTCAGGCACCCTCCCCGGGGAGACAGGGACCCCGCCCGGCGCGGAGCGCAAGACCGGCGGCATCCTCGCCGAACGTGCCGGTGACGGCGTCGTCATCGGCATCGGGCTCAACGTCTCCCTGCGCGCGGCCGAGCTGCCCGCCCCTCAGGCCGGTTCGCTGGCGCTCGCCGGGGCCGTGTCGACCGACCGGGAAACGCTGCTGCGGGCCGTCCTGCGCTCGCTGGAGGAGTGGTACGGCCGGTGGCGCGAGGCCAACGGCGACGCCGCCGAGAGCGGCCTCCAGGCCGCGTACGCGGCGGGCTGCGCCACGCTCGACCGCACGGTGCGGGCCGAGCTGCCCGGCGACCGGTCCGTCGTCGGCGAGGCCGTCGCGATCGACGGCGACGGACGGCTGGTCCTGGCCACCGGGGACGGGCTCCAGGAGCCTGTCTCCGCCGGTGACATCGTCCATCTGCGCGGAGCGGAGGGCGGGCTGACCTGA
- a CDS encoding acyl-CoA carboxylase epsilon subunit yields the protein MIKVVRGNPTPEELAAALAVVRARAVAGAALPSGDPLPPEQWSDPGRVARRGALRPGPRSWARTYWPV from the coding sequence ATGATCAAGGTCGTACGGGGCAATCCCACCCCGGAGGAACTGGCTGCCGCGCTCGCGGTCGTCCGTGCGCGCGCCGTGGCGGGTGCCGCCCTGCCGTCCGGCGATCCGCTGCCGCCCGAGCAGTGGTCCGACCCGGGCCGTGTCGCGCGCCGCGGGGCGCTGCGGCCGGGCCCGCGGTCCTGGGCCCGGACGTACTGGCCCGTCTGA
- a CDS encoding adenylate/guanylate cyclase domain-containing protein translates to MTVDDTNSGEGAEPPPGSSVHATPHHEVDHTAEPTDDPLAIRLEQLILGADRRYTPFQAARTAGVSMDLASRFWRAMGFADIGQAKALTEADVLALRRLAGLVEAGLLSEPMAIQVARSTGQTTARLAEWQIDSFLEGLTEPPEPGMTRTEVTYPLVELLLPELQEFLVYVWRRQLAAATGRVVQAADDEEMVDRRLAVGFADLVGFTRLTRRLEEEELGELVEAFETTSADLVAAHGGRLIKTLGDEVLFAADDAGTAGEIALRLVEAMAQDTTMPALRVGIAFGTVTTRMGDVFGTTVNLASRLTSIAPKDAVLVDGAFAQELTRTGDAPASEAQAAEVVAAAAERARLAEKEGRPVEDEPPLPTYRFGLQPMWQRPVRGLGVVEPWLLARRGKPAS, encoded by the coding sequence GTGACCGTCGACGACACGAACTCAGGCGAGGGCGCGGAGCCCCCGCCGGGATCCTCGGTCCACGCGACACCGCATCACGAAGTCGACCACACGGCCGAACCGACCGACGACCCTCTCGCGATCCGGCTGGAACAGCTGATCCTGGGGGCCGACCGGCGCTACACGCCGTTCCAGGCGGCCAGGACCGCCGGGGTCTCCATGGACCTGGCGTCCCGGTTCTGGCGGGCCATGGGCTTCGCCGACATCGGGCAGGCCAAGGCGCTCACCGAGGCGGACGTGCTGGCGCTGCGGCGCCTCGCGGGCCTCGTGGAGGCCGGGCTGCTCAGCGAGCCGATGGCGATCCAGGTGGCCCGGTCGACCGGGCAGACGACCGCGCGGCTCGCGGAGTGGCAGATCGACTCCTTCCTGGAAGGGCTGACCGAGCCCCCCGAGCCCGGCATGACCCGTACCGAGGTCACCTATCCGCTGGTCGAGCTGCTCCTGCCCGAGCTGCAGGAATTCCTCGTGTACGTGTGGCGGCGCCAGCTGGCCGCCGCCACGGGCCGGGTCGTGCAGGCCGCGGACGACGAGGAGATGGTCGACCGACGGCTCGCCGTGGGCTTCGCCGACCTGGTCGGCTTCACGCGGCTCACCCGGCGGCTGGAGGAGGAGGAGCTCGGCGAGCTCGTCGAGGCCTTCGAGACGACCTCCGCCGACCTGGTCGCCGCCCATGGCGGACGGCTCATCAAGACGCTGGGCGACGAGGTCCTCTTCGCCGCGGACGACGCGGGCACGGCGGGTGAGATAGCGCTCCGGCTGGTGGAGGCGATGGCGCAGGACACCACGATGCCCGCTCTGCGGGTGGGCATCGCGTTCGGCACCGTCACCACCCGGATGGGCGATGTGTTCGGGACGACGGTGAATCTGGCCAGCCGGCTGACCTCGATAGCGCCGAAGGACGCCGTGCTGGTCGACGGCGCGTTCGCCCAGGAACTGACGCGGACCGGTGACGCCCCCGCCTCCGAGGCGCAGGCGGCCGAGGTGGTCGCGGCGGCGGCCGAGCGGGCGCGGCTGGCCGAGAAGGAGGGCCGGCCGGTGGAGGATGAGCCGCCGCTGCCGACGTACCGCTTCGGGCTGCAGCCGATGTGGCAGCGGCCTGTGCGAGGGCTGGGCGTCGTGGAGCCGTGGTTGCTGGCGCGGCGGGGTAAGCCGGCGTCCTGA
- a CDS encoding acetyl/propionyl/methylcrotonyl-CoA carboxylase subunit alpha, with translation MRKVLIANRGEIAVRVARACQDAGIASVAVYADPDRDALHVRAADEAFALGGDTPAASYLDMGKVLQAAKDSGADAIHPGYGFLSENAEFAQAVLDAGLTWIGPPPQAIRDLGDKVAARHIAQRAGAPLVAGTPDPVSGSDEVVAFAEQNGLPIAIKAAFGGGGRGLKVARTLEEIPELYDSAVREAVAAFGRGECFVERYLDKPRHVETQCLADSHGNVVVVSTRDCSLQRRHQKLVEEAPAPFLSEAQNAELYAASKAILKEAGYVGAGTVEFLVGTDGTISFLEVNTRLQVEHPVTEEVTGLDLVREMFRIADGEELGYGDPAVRGHSFEFRINGEDPGRGFLPAPGTVTTFSPPSGPGVRLDAGVESGSVIGPAWDSLLAKLIVTGATREQALQRAARALREFTVEGMATAIPFHRAVVADPAFTADPFRVHTRWIETEFVNEIPAFAVPADTEADEESGRETVVVEVGGKRLEVSLPSSLGMSLARTGLAAGAKPKRRAAKKAGSAASGDTLASPMQGTIVKIAVEEGQEVKEGDLIVVLEAMKMEQPLNAHRSGTVKGLAAEVGSSVSSGAMICEIKD, from the coding sequence GTGCGCAAGGTGCTCATCGCCAACCGTGGCGAAATCGCTGTCCGCGTTGCTCGGGCGTGCCAGGATGCCGGAATCGCGAGCGTAGCCGTCTACGCCGATCCGGACCGGGATGCTCTGCATGTCCGCGCGGCCGACGAGGCGTTCGCTCTGGGCGGTGACACCCCGGCCGCCAGCTACCTGGACATGGGCAAGGTCCTCCAGGCGGCCAAGGACTCCGGGGCCGACGCGATCCACCCCGGCTACGGCTTCCTCTCGGAGAACGCCGAGTTCGCCCAGGCCGTCCTGGACGCCGGCCTGACCTGGATCGGCCCGCCCCCGCAGGCCATCCGCGACCTCGGTGACAAGGTCGCCGCCCGGCACATCGCCCAGCGCGCCGGCGCCCCCCTCGTCGCCGGCACCCCCGACCCGGTCTCCGGCTCGGACGAGGTCGTCGCGTTCGCCGAGCAGAACGGCCTCCCGATCGCGATCAAGGCCGCCTTCGGCGGCGGCGGCCGCGGCCTCAAGGTCGCCCGCACCCTCGAAGAGATCCCCGAGCTCTACGACTCCGCCGTCCGCGAGGCCGTCGCCGCGTTCGGCCGCGGCGAGTGCTTCGTCGAGCGCTACCTCGACAAGCCCCGCCACGTGGAGACCCAGTGCCTGGCCGACTCCCACGGCAACGTGGTCGTCGTCTCCACCCGCGACTGCTCCCTGCAGCGCCGCCACCAGAAACTGGTGGAGGAGGCCCCCGCACCGTTCCTCTCCGAGGCACAGAACGCCGAGCTGTACGCCGCGTCGAAGGCCATCCTCAAGGAAGCCGGCTACGTCGGCGCCGGCACCGTGGAGTTCCTCGTCGGCACGGACGGCACCATCTCCTTCCTCGAGGTCAACACCCGCCTCCAGGTCGAGCACCCGGTCACCGAGGAGGTCACCGGCCTCGACCTCGTCCGCGAGATGTTCCGCATCGCCGACGGCGAGGAGCTCGGCTACGGCGACCCCGCCGTGCGCGGCCACTCCTTCGAGTTCCGGATCAACGGCGAGGACCCCGGCCGCGGCTTCCTGCCCGCCCCCGGCACCGTCACCACCTTCAGCCCGCCCTCCGGCCCCGGTGTCCGCCTCGACGCGGGCGTCGAGTCCGGCAGCGTCATCGGCCCCGCCTGGGACTCCCTCCTCGCCAAGCTCATCGTGACCGGTGCTACGCGTGAGCAGGCACTCCAGCGCGCCGCCCGCGCCCTGCGCGAGTTCACAGTCGAGGGCATGGCCACCGCCATCCCCTTCCACCGGGCCGTCGTCGCCGACCCGGCATTCACCGCCGACCCGTTCCGCGTCCACACCCGGTGGATCGAGACGGAGTTCGTCAACGAGATCCCCGCCTTCGCCGTCCCCGCCGACACCGAAGCGGACGAGGAGTCGGGCCGCGAGACCGTCGTCGTCGAGGTCGGCGGCAAGCGCCTCGAGGTCTCCCTGCCCTCCTCGCTCGGCATGAGCCTGGCCCGCACCGGCCTCGCCGCCGGCGCCAAGCCCAAGCGCCGCGCCGCGAAGAAGGCCGGCTCCGCCGCCTCCGGCGACACCCTCGCCTCGCCCATGCAGGGCACCATCGTCAAGATCGCCGTCGAGGAGGGCCAGGAAGTCAAGGAAGGCGACCTCATCGTCGTCCTCGAAGCGATGAAGATGGAACAGCCCCTCAACGCCCACCGCTCCGGCACCGTCAAGGGCCTGGCAGCCGAGGTCGGCAGCTCCGTCTCCTCCGGCGCCATGATCTGCGAGATCAAGGACTGA
- the mmpB gene encoding morphogenic membrane protein MmpB codes for MLWSDPENKPPKELRDAQDMMRRAGLLLALAMVVAMFVLGTR; via the coding sequence ATGCTGTGGTCAGACCCCGAGAACAAGCCGCCCAAGGAACTGCGCGACGCCCAGGACATGATGCGCCGCGCGGGGCTGCTGCTCGCCCTGGCCATGGTCGTCGCGATGTTCGTACTGGGCACCCGCTGA
- a CDS encoding nucleoside triphosphate pyrophosphatase: MAAMTDQRRLVLASASPARLGLLRQAGFAPEVIVSGVDEDALSAPTPAELALVLAEAKAAAVAARPEASGALVIGCDSVLELDGEALGKPADSEEATARWKSMRGRSGVLQTGHSVIDTATGRTASATASTVVRFGEPTDAEVAAYVASGEPLHVAGAFTLDGRSAPFVDSIEGDHGNVIGLSLPLLRRLLGELDISVTELWV, translated from the coding sequence ATGGCCGCTATGACTGATCAGCGCCGCCTCGTGCTCGCCTCCGCGTCCCCCGCCCGTCTCGGCCTCCTGCGCCAGGCGGGCTTCGCCCCCGAGGTGATCGTCAGCGGCGTGGACGAGGACGCGCTCTCGGCCCCGACACCGGCCGAGCTGGCGCTCGTACTGGCCGAGGCCAAGGCCGCCGCCGTCGCGGCCCGCCCCGAAGCCTCGGGCGCGCTCGTCATCGGCTGCGACTCCGTCCTCGAGCTGGACGGTGAGGCGCTCGGCAAGCCCGCCGACAGCGAGGAGGCCACCGCGCGCTGGAAGTCCATGCGCGGCCGGTCCGGGGTCCTGCAGACCGGGCACAGCGTCATCGACACGGCGACCGGCCGTACGGCGTCGGCGACCGCGTCCACCGTCGTCAGGTTCGGCGAGCCGACCGACGCCGAGGTGGCCGCCTATGTCGCTTCCGGCGAGCCTCTCCATGTCGCGGGCGCGTTCACCCTGGACGGCCGCTCGGCGCCCTTCGTCGACTCGATCGAGGGCGACCACGGCAACGTCATCGGGCTCTCGCTGCCCCTGCTGCGCCGCCTGCTCGGCGAACTCGACATCTCCGTGACGGAGTTGTGGGTCTGA
- a CDS encoding TetR/AcrR family transcriptional regulator gives MAMSTARTPDRPMRADARRNYERLVGEARTSFAEHGTDASLEDIARQAEVGIGTLYRHFPNRHALMNAVFQEALASLLARSHELAEAEQPCRALVEWLGAIVTHAGEYRGLAQALMSASGDTTSALAQCNVPLRQAGARLLARAQASGSVRADVSIDDLLQLTNAIALAAEQTPSDPGLADRLLMLTLQGLKSGAAAPGPHGG, from the coding sequence ATGGCGATGAGCACGGCACGGACACCGGACCGGCCGATGCGCGCCGACGCGCGCCGCAACTACGAGCGGCTGGTCGGCGAGGCCCGCACGTCCTTCGCCGAGCACGGTACGGATGCCTCCCTCGAGGACATCGCCCGGCAGGCCGAGGTCGGCATCGGCACGCTGTACCGGCACTTCCCGAACCGTCACGCGCTGATGAACGCGGTGTTCCAGGAAGCCCTGGCCTCACTGCTCGCCCGCTCGCACGAACTGGCGGAGGCGGAGCAGCCGTGCAGGGCGCTGGTGGAGTGGCTGGGCGCGATCGTCACCCATGCCGGTGAGTACCGCGGCCTGGCACAGGCGCTCATGTCGGCGTCGGGCGACACGACTTCGGCACTGGCGCAGTGCAATGTGCCCCTGCGTCAGGCGGGGGCGCGGCTACTGGCGCGGGCCCAGGCGAGCGGTTCGGTGCGGGCGGACGTCTCGATCGACGACCTGCTCCAGCTGACGAACGCGATCGCGCTGGCGGCCGAGCAGACTCCGTCGGATCCCGGGCTGGCCGACCGCCTTCTGATGCTGACGCTCCAGGGCCTGAAGAGCGGGGCAGCCGCACCTGGCCCACACGGCGGCTGA
- a CDS encoding GGDEF domain-containing protein, translated as MGGDDVRLRAVVSLAQTMAAAYTSRESWRAAALGACEALGGSFAALSVWERDRGRLRVLVNAGERAEGEEEFPDEEAYPVHQFPEITEFLHERWAGGGEPDAWVETADGSSAAGAPARGARPYCHQRVAALRRRGRGCCVVAPIVLHGRAWGELYVARPAGAPVFDRDDADFATVLAAVVAAGIAQTERLEEVRKLAFTDPLTGLANRRAVDLRLDEAVERHRMEDTVVSLVVCDLNGLKAVNDTHGHAVGDRLLERFGSVLSLCGAMLPGALAARLGGDEFCLLTVGPSADDVVRVSEELCARAVALELGNGVACGVASTGDEIGPVRSARRLFRLADAAQYQAKAAHSRRPVVAGRDGEVIRLADSPPKSPHDRRRLRGSPPPGNGMPDR; from the coding sequence ATGGGCGGTGATGATGTGCGTCTGCGCGCCGTGGTTTCGCTGGCGCAGACGATGGCGGCGGCCTACACCTCGCGCGAGTCCTGGCGGGCCGCGGCGCTGGGGGCGTGCGAGGCGCTGGGCGGCAGCTTCGCGGCCCTGTCCGTGTGGGAGCGCGACCGGGGCAGGCTGCGGGTGCTGGTGAACGCGGGGGAGCGGGCCGAGGGGGAGGAGGAGTTCCCCGACGAGGAGGCCTACCCCGTGCACCAGTTCCCGGAGATCACCGAGTTCCTGCACGAGCGCTGGGCGGGCGGCGGTGAGCCGGACGCCTGGGTGGAGACCGCCGACGGGAGCTCGGCCGCCGGTGCTCCGGCCCGGGGTGCCCGCCCGTACTGCCACCAGCGGGTCGCGGCCCTGCGGCGGCGGGGGCGGGGCTGCTGCGTGGTGGCACCGATCGTGCTGCACGGGAGGGCCTGGGGCGAGCTGTACGTGGCCCGTCCGGCCGGTGCGCCGGTGTTCGACCGGGACGACGCGGACTTCGCCACCGTGCTGGCCGCCGTCGTCGCGGCGGGCATCGCCCAGACCGAGCGTCTGGAGGAGGTCCGCAAGCTGGCCTTCACCGACCCGCTGACCGGGCTCGCCAACCGCCGCGCAGTCGACCTCCGGCTCGACGAGGCGGTGGAGCGGCATCGTATGGAGGACACCGTCGTGAGCCTGGTCGTCTGCGACCTGAACGGTCTCAAGGCGGTCAACGACACCCATGGCCACGCGGTCGGCGACCGCCTGCTGGAACGTTTCGGCTCCGTGCTCTCGCTCTGCGGGGCGATGCTCCCCGGCGCGCTGGCGGCACGGCTGGGCGGCGACGAGTTCTGCCTGCTGACCGTGGGGCCCTCGGCGGACGACGTGGTCCGGGTCTCCGAGGAGCTCTGCGCGCGGGCCGTCGCCCTGGAACTCGGCAACGGGGTCGCCTGCGGAGTCGCCTCGACCGGCGACGAGATCGGTCCCGTACGCTCCGCGCGCCGGCTCTTCCGGCTCGCCGACGCGGCCCAGTACCAGGCCAAGGCGGCCCATTCCAGGAGGCCGGTGGTGGCGGGGCGCGACGGCGAGGTGATCCGGCTCGCCGACTCCCCGCCCAAGTCGCCGCACGACCGCCGCAGGCTGCGCGGAAGTCCGCCGCCGGGGAACGGGATGCCGGATCGGTAA
- a CDS encoding acyl-CoA carboxylase subunit beta, which produces MSEPQSDIHTTAGKIADLQRRIDEATHAGSARAVEKQHAKGKLTARERVELLLDEGSFVELDEFARHRSTNFGIEKNRPYGDGVVTGYGTVDGRPVCVYSQDFTIFGGSLGEVYGEKIVKVMDFAMKTGCPVIGINDGGGARIQEGVAALGLFAEIFRRNVHASGVVPQISLIVGPCAGGAVYSPAITDFTVMVDQTSHMFITGPDVIKTVTGEDVGFEELGGARTHNTTSGVAHHMAGDEKDAIEYVKSLLSYLPSNNLSEAPAFPEEADLETTDEDRELDSLIPDSANQPYDMHTAIEHVLDEGEFLETQALFAPNIITGFGRIEGYPVGIVANQPMQFAGCLDINASEKAARFVRTCDAFNVPVLTFVDVPGFLPGVDQEYGGIIRRGAKLIYAYAEATVPLITVITRKAFGGAYDVMGSKHLGADLNLAWPTAQIAVMGAQGAVNILHRRTIAAADDPETTRAELMADYEDALLNPYVAAERGYVDAVIMPSDTRAHLVKGLRQLRTKRESLPPKKHGNIPL; this is translated from the coding sequence ATGTCCGAGCCGCAGAGCGACATCCACACGACCGCGGGCAAGATCGCGGATCTGCAGCGCCGTATTGACGAGGCCACGCACGCAGGTTCCGCACGCGCCGTCGAAAAGCAGCACGCCAAGGGCAAGTTGACCGCCCGTGAGCGCGTCGAGCTCCTGCTCGACGAAGGTTCCTTCGTGGAGCTCGACGAGTTCGCACGGCACCGGTCGACGAACTTCGGCATCGAGAAGAACCGCCCCTACGGCGACGGTGTCGTCACCGGCTACGGCACGGTCGACGGCCGCCCCGTCTGCGTGTACTCGCAGGACTTCACGATCTTCGGCGGCTCGCTCGGCGAGGTCTACGGCGAGAAGATCGTGAAGGTCATGGACTTCGCGATGAAGACCGGCTGCCCGGTCATCGGCATCAACGACGGCGGCGGCGCCCGTATCCAGGAGGGCGTGGCCGCCCTCGGCCTGTTCGCCGAGATCTTCCGCCGCAACGTGCACGCCTCGGGTGTCGTCCCGCAGATCTCCCTGATCGTCGGACCGTGCGCCGGCGGCGCGGTCTACTCCCCCGCGATCACCGACTTCACGGTCATGGTCGACCAGACCTCGCACATGTTCATCACCGGGCCCGACGTCATCAAGACGGTCACCGGCGAGGACGTCGGCTTCGAGGAGCTGGGCGGCGCCCGCACGCACAACACCACCTCCGGCGTCGCGCACCACATGGCGGGCGACGAGAAGGACGCCATCGAGTACGTCAAGTCCCTGCTGTCCTACCTCCCGTCGAACAACCTCTCGGAGGCTCCGGCCTTCCCCGAGGAGGCCGACCTGGAGACGACGGACGAGGACCGCGAGCTCGACTCCCTCATCCCGGACTCGGCGAACCAGCCGTACGACATGCACACCGCCATCGAGCACGTGCTCGACGAGGGCGAGTTCCTGGAGACCCAGGCCCTGTTCGCGCCGAACATCATCACGGGCTTCGGCCGCATCGAGGGCTACCCCGTCGGCATCGTCGCCAACCAGCCGATGCAGTTCGCCGGCTGTCTGGACATCAACGCCAGCGAGAAGGCCGCGCGCTTCGTCCGTACGTGCGACGCGTTCAACGTGCCGGTCCTGACCTTCGTGGACGTCCCCGGCTTCCTGCCGGGCGTCGACCAGGAGTACGGCGGCATCATCCGCCGCGGCGCCAAGCTGATCTACGCGTACGCCGAGGCGACCGTCCCGCTGATCACGGTCATCACCCGCAAGGCCTTCGGCGGCGCCTACGACGTCATGGGCTCCAAGCACCTGGGCGCCGACCTCAACCTGGCCTGGCCGACCGCGCAGATCGCGGTCATGGGCGCGCAGGGCGCGGTCAACATCCTGCACCGCCGGACCATCGCCGCCGCCGACGACCCGGAGACCACCCGCGCCGAACTGATGGCCGACTACGAGGACGCCCTCCTCAACCCGTACGTCGCCGCCGAGCGCGGCTACGTCGACGCGGTCATCATGCCGTCCGACACCCGGGCCCACCTCGTGAAGGGCCTGCGCCAGCTCCGCACCAAGCGCGAGTCGCTGCCCCCGAAGAAGCACGGCAACATCCCCCTCTAG
- the hutH gene encoding histidine ammonia-lyase, translated as MHTVVVGTSGTTAEDVIAVAREGARVELSQDAVDALAAAREIVDALAAKPEPVYGVSTGFGALASRHISPDLRAQLQRNIVRSHAAGMGPHVEREVVRALMFLRLKTLASGHTGVRPQVAQTMADVLNAGITPVVHEYGSLGCSGDLAPLSHCALTLMGEGDAEGPDGVVRPAGELLAAHGITPVELREKEGLALLNGTDGMLGMLVMALADLKNLYTAADITAALSLEGLLGTEKVLAPELHAIRPHPGQGASADNMLRVLAGSGLTGHHQDDAPRVQDAYSVRCAPQVNGAGRDTLTHGRLVADRELASAVDNPVVLPDGRVESNGNFHGAPVAYVLDFLAIVAADLGSITERRTDRLLDKNRSHGLPPFLADDAGVDSGLMIAQYTQAALVSEMKRLAVPASVDSIPSSAMQEDHVSMGWSAARKLRTAVTNLARIVAVELYAATRAVELRAAQGLAPAPASLAVIEALRAAGVQGPGPDRFLSPDLAAADAFVREGKLVAVAETVTGPLA; from the coding sequence ATGCATACAGTCGTGGTGGGGACGTCCGGTACCACCGCCGAGGACGTCATCGCCGTGGCCCGCGAGGGCGCCCGTGTCGAGCTCTCGCAGGACGCCGTCGACGCCCTGGCCGCCGCCCGGGAGATCGTCGACGCGCTGGCCGCCAAGCCCGAGCCGGTCTACGGCGTCTCGACCGGCTTCGGCGCTCTCGCCAGCCGGCACATCAGCCCGGACCTCCGGGCGCAGCTGCAGCGCAACATCGTGCGCTCGCACGCGGCGGGCATGGGCCCCCACGTGGAGCGCGAGGTCGTACGGGCGCTGATGTTCCTGCGGCTGAAGACGCTCGCCTCCGGGCACACCGGCGTACGCCCCCAGGTCGCGCAGACCATGGCCGACGTGCTCAACGCGGGCATCACCCCCGTCGTGCACGAGTACGGCTCGCTCGGCTGCTCCGGCGACCTGGCCCCGCTCTCGCACTGCGCCCTGACCCTCATGGGCGAGGGCGACGCGGAGGGCCCCGACGGCGTCGTGCGCCCCGCCGGTGAGCTCCTCGCCGCCCACGGCATCACGCCCGTCGAACTGCGCGAGAAGGAGGGCCTCGCCCTCCTCAACGGCACCGACGGCATGCTCGGCATGCTCGTGATGGCCCTCGCCGACCTGAAGAACCTCTACACCGCCGCGGACATCACCGCCGCGCTCTCCCTGGAAGGCCTCCTCGGCACGGAGAAGGTCCTCGCCCCCGAGCTCCACGCCATCCGCCCCCACCCGGGCCAGGGTGCCTCCGCCGACAACATGCTGCGGGTGCTGGCCGGGTCCGGTCTCACCGGCCACCACCAGGACGACGCGCCCCGGGTCCAGGACGCCTACTCCGTACGCTGCGCACCCCAGGTCAACGGGGCCGGACGGGACACCCTCACGCACGGGCGGCTCGTCGCGGACCGTGAGCTGGCCTCCGCCGTCGACAACCCCGTCGTGCTCCCGGACGGCCGCGTGGAGTCCAACGGCAACTTCCACGGTGCGCCCGTCGCGTACGTGCTCGACTTCCTGGCGATCGTGGCCGCCGACCTCGGCTCGATCACCGAGCGCCGCACCGACCGGCTCCTGGACAAGAACCGCTCGCACGGGCTGCCGCCGTTCCTCGCCGACGACGCCGGTGTCGACTCCGGGCTGATGATCGCCCAGTACACGCAGGCCGCCCTGGTCAGCGAGATGAAGCGGCTCGCGGTCCCGGCGTCCGTCGACTCGATCCCGTCCTCCGCGATGCAGGAGGACCACGTCTCCATGGGCTGGTCGGCCGCGCGCAAGCTCCGTACCGCCGTCACCAACCTCGCGCGGATCGTCGCAGTCGAGCTGTACGCGGCCACGCGCGCCGTCGAACTGCGCGCCGCCCAGGGGCTGGCCCCCGCGCCAGCCTCGCTGGCCGTCATCGAGGCGCTGCGGGCCGCCGGTGTCCAGGGGCCCGGCCCCGACCGCTTCCTCTCGCCCGATCTGGCAGCCGCCGACGCCTTCGTACGGGAAGGGAAGCTGGTCGCCGTCGCGGAGACGGTGACCGGACCGCTCGCCTGA
- a CDS encoding enoyl-CoA hydratase/isomerase family protein, producing MTVTSEQRFGEFVVVRRHEGQEHVAELVLDRPKAMNAVSTDMARSIGAACDALGADQGVRVTVLTSSHERAFCVGADLKERNSFTDAELVRQRPTARAAYTGVLELPMPTVAAVHGFALGGGFELALACDVIVADRTAVVGLPEVSVGVIPGGGGTQLLPRRVGAARAAELVFSARRVEAAEARELGLVDELVDAGLDRDEALALGGRIAVNSPVGLRAAKRALRLGQGLDLRAGLEVEDAAWRSVAFSGDRAEGVAAFNEKRKPNWPGE from the coding sequence ATGACCGTCACGTCGGAGCAGCGGTTCGGGGAGTTCGTCGTCGTGCGGCGGCACGAGGGCCAGGAGCATGTGGCCGAGCTCGTGCTCGACCGGCCCAAGGCGATGAACGCGGTGTCCACCGACATGGCCCGTTCGATCGGGGCCGCCTGCGACGCGCTCGGCGCCGATCAGGGGGTGCGCGTCACCGTGCTCACCTCCAGCCATGAGCGGGCCTTCTGCGTGGGCGCGGACCTCAAGGAGCGGAACTCCTTCACGGACGCCGAGCTGGTGCGGCAGCGGCCCACCGCGAGGGCCGCGTACACGGGTGTGCTCGAACTGCCGATGCCGACCGTCGCCGCCGTCCACGGCTTCGCCCTCGGCGGCGGCTTCGAGCTCGCGCTGGCCTGCGACGTGATCGTGGCCGACCGTACGGCCGTGGTCGGACTGCCCGAGGTGTCCGTCGGCGTGATTCCCGGCGGCGGCGGTACGCAGCTGCTGCCCCGCCGGGTCGGCGCCGCGCGCGCTGCGGAGCTCGTCTTCTCCGCGCGGCGGGTGGAGGCGGCCGAGGCGCGTGAGCTGGGGCTGGTGGACGAGCTGGTCGACGCGGGTCTGGACCGGGACGAGGCGCTGGCGCTCGGCGGCCGGATCGCCGTCAACTCCCCGGTGGGGCTGCGCGCCGCGAAGCGGGCCCTGCGGCTCGGCCAGGGGCTGGATCTGCGGGCGGGGCTCGAGGTGGAGGACGCGGCCTGGCGGTCGGTGGCCTTCTCCGGGGACCGGGCCGAGGGCGTGGCCGCGTTCAACGAGAAGCGGAAGCCGAACTGGCCGGGTGAGTGA